A region of Mustela nigripes isolate SB6536 chromosome 18, MUSNIG.SB6536, whole genome shotgun sequence DNA encodes the following proteins:
- the KBTBD11 gene encoding kelch repeat and BTB domain-containing protein 11: MENPVPPCALYPGDDRGRGAEAGGAFAQGACGQAGGRGGAPAAPGEGSLQPPDAQTPCSLRASLCFSSGDGSPPQSRASAAEGAASSPPSRRSGPRVVERQWEVGGAATLVSPEEPVSTEEPVSTEEPTSLEELVSPEEPVSPEETGDLPPVAPGVGPAHGEPDLVIEVSGRRLRAHKAVLAARSDYFRARASRDVLRVQGVGWAALRLLLAYAYSGRMAGVRPDNVAEVVAGARRLQLPCAVQRATDAVAPQLSLANCYEVLSAAKRQRLSELRDAAYRFMSDHYLDVLREPAVFGRLSGAERDLLLRRRLRAGRARLLAAALGPAGERAGSRPQSPSGDAEGRGDAAVYCLHEAAGEWRELTRLPEGAPARGCGLCVLYNYLFVAGGVGPAGPDGRARPSDQVFCYNPATERWSTVRPLRQARSQLQLLALDGHLYAVGGECLLSVERYDPRADRWAAVAPLPRGAFAVAHEATTCNGAIYVSGGSLFYRLLKYDPRRDEWQECPCSSSRERSAAMVALDGFIYRFDLGGGRGDSQAAEAGGVSVFRYHCLAKQWSRCAAHLRPPGAPSSLQPFRCVALDGTIYCVSRAGTWRFVPPQDSEPGADVGAGEGGSFEPAPLRAPLDARGSLFPFVLNLPEKPDRGEEGAA; encoded by the exons ATGGAGAACCCCGTGCCCCCCTGCGCCCTCTATCCCGGGGACGACCGCGGCCGCGGGGCCGAGGCCGGGGGCGCCTTTGCGCAGGGAGCGTGCGGCCAggccgggggccggggcggcGCGCCCGCAGCTCCGGGAGAGGGCAGCCTGCAGCCGCCCGACGCGCAGACACCCTGCAGTCTCCGCGCGTCGCTGTGCTTCAGCTCCGGGGACGGCTCCCCGCCGCAGTCTCGCGCCTCCGCGGCGGAAGGCGCAGCGTCCTCCCCGCCCTCGCGCCGCAGCGGCCCGCGGGTCGTGGAGCGGCAGTGGGAGGTCGGCGGCGCCGCCACC CTCGTGTCTCCCGAGGAGCCTGTGTCCACCGAGGAGCCCGTGTCCACCGAGGAGCCCACGTCGCTGGAAGAGCTCGTGTCCCCTGAGGAGCCCGTGTCCCCCGAGGAGACCGGGGACCTCCCACCCGTGGCCCCGGGCGTCGGGCCGGCGCACGGGGAGCCTGACCTGGTCATCGAGGTGTCGGGCCGCCGGCTGCGGGCACACAAGGCGGTGCTGGCGGCTCGCAGCGACTACTTCCGCGCGCGCGCGTCCCGGGACGTGCTGCGGGTGCAGGGGGTGGGCTGGGCGGCGCTGCGGCTGCTCCTGGCCTACGCGTACAGCGGGCGCATGGCGGGCGTGCGACCGGACAACGTGGCCGAGGTGGTGGCCGGCGCGCGCCGCCTGCAGCTGCCGTGCGCCGTGCAGCGCGCCACCGACGCCGTGGCGCCGCAGCTGAGCCTGGCCAACTGCTACGAGGTGCTGAGCGCGGCCAAGCGGCAGCGGCTGTCCGAGCTGCGCGACGCCGCCTACCGCTTCATGAGCGACCACTACCTGGACGTGCTGCGCGAGCCCGCGGTGTTCGGGCGCCTGTCGGGCGCCGAGCGCGACCTGCTGCTGCGCCGCCGCCTGCGCGCCGGCCGGGCCCGCCTGCTGGCCGCCGCGCTCGGACCGGCCGGGGAGCGCGCGGGCAGCCGCCCGCAGAGCCCGTCGGGGGACGCGGAGGGTCGGGGCGACGCCGCCGTCTACTGCCTGCACGAGGCGGCCGGCGAGTGGCGCGAGCTGACGCGGCTGCCCGAGGGCGCGCCGGCGCGGGGCTGCGGCCTGTGCGTGCTCTACAACTACCTCTTCGTGGCCGGCGGCGTGGGGCCGGCGGGTCCCGACGGCCGCGCGCGCCCCTCGGACCAGGTCTTCTGCTACAACCCGGCCACCGAGCGCTGGAGCACCGTGCGGCCGCTGCGCCAAGCGCGCTCGCAGCTGCAGCTGCTGGCCCTGGACGGCCACCTGTACGCCGTGGGCGGTGAGtgcctgctcagcgtggagcgcTACGACCCGCGCGCCGACCGCTGGGCCGCCGTGGCCCCGCTGCCCCGCGGCGCCTTCGCTGTGGCGCACGAAGCCACCACGTGCAACGGCGCGATCTACGTGTCCGGGGGCTCCCTCTTCTACCGCTTGCTCAAGTACGACCCGCGGCGCGACGAGTGGCAGGAGTGCCCGTGCAGCAGCAGTCGGGAGCGCTCCGCGGCCATGGTGGCCCTGGATGGCTTCATCTACCGCTTCGACCTGGGCGGGGGCCGCGGCGACTCGCAGGCGGCGGAGGCCGGAGGCGTCAGCGTGTTCCGCTACCACTGCCTGGCCAAGCAGTGGAGCCGCTGCGCCGCGCACCTGCGGCCCCCGGGCGCGCCGTCCAGCCTGCAGCCCTTCCGCTGCGTGGCGCTGGACGGCACCATCTACTGCGTGAGCCGCGCAGGCACCTGGCGCTTCGTGCCCCCGCAGGACAGCGAGCCCGGCGCGGACGTGGGCGCGGGCGAAGGGGGCAGCTTCGAGCCCGCACCGCTCCGCGCCCCCTTGGACGCCCGAGGCTCGCTCTTCCCGTTTGTGCTCAACTTGCCGGAGAAACCGGACCGAGGCGAGGAGGGCGCCGCGTAG